The genomic interval GCCCCAGGAAGCGCGCCGCCCACGCGTCGACCGGCCGGTCGACGAGCTCCTCGCCCGTGCCGACCTGCACGATCCTCCCCTCGCGCATCAGGGCCACGCGCTCGGCGACGGTGAACGCCTCGCCCTGGTCGTGCGTCACGTAGACCGCGCCGGCGGGCAGCCCGGCCAGGATGCCGCGCAGCTCGAGCTTCAGGGCCTCGCGCAGCTTGGCATCCAGGTTCGAGAGGGGCTCGTCGAGTAGCAGGAGGCGCGGCTCGGGCGCCAGCGCCCTGGCGAGCGCCACGCGCTGCCGCTGGCCGCCGCTTAGCTCGTCGACCTTGCGCCGCTCGAAGCCGCCGAGGCCGACCAGCTCGAGCAACTCGGCTACGCGCGCCGCGCGCCGCGGGGCGGGCATGCGGGCCTCCACGAGGCCGAACGCGACGTTGCCGGCCACGTCGAGGTAGGGGAAGAGGGCGTAGTCCTGGAACACCATGCCGAAACGCCGCTTGGCCGGCGGGGTCGAGGCCAGGTCGGCGCCGTCCAACGTCACCGCGCCGGCGTCGGGCGCCTCGAGGCCCGCTATCAGCCGCAGGAGGGTGCTCTTGCCGCAGCCGCTCGGGCCGAGCAGGGCCAGCGTCGTCGCGGCCGGGAGCTCGAGCGAGACGCCGGCGAGCGCGCTCACCGCTCCGTAGCGCTTGACGAGCCCTTGAACGCGCAGGCTCATGCCGACCGGTCGGGGTATCGCCGGTGGCGCCCCGGAGCGCTGCGACCGGGCTCCCCCGGCCGCTGCCTGGCGCGCCCGCCGAGGGGCCAAAGGCGACGGCTGCTCATCCCGGGCATCATAAGCAGCCGACCCGCTCGGCTCGTCGAGCGCCCGGGGCCGTCCACGCCGCGTTCAGAACTCGCTCCTGCCCCTGCGCTGCAGGAGGAGCATGACGACCGCGGTCAGCGTCATGAGCACCACGGCGAGCGCCATGGCCGAGCCGTAGTTGGCCGCTCCCGGTCTGCCCAGCCGGTCGAAGATGGCGACCGGCAGGGTGGCGAACTCGGGCCGCACCAGGAGCAGCGTTGCCCCGAACTCGCCCATCGAGATGGCGAAGGCGAAGGCGGCGGCCGTCAGGAACGCCGGCTTGAGGAGCGGGAGGTCGACGCGCCATAGCGCCCTGAGCGGTCCGGCTCCGAGGGTCGCCGCCGCCGCCGCGAGCGCGGGCGGCTGGGCGCGGTACGCGGGCAGGAGCGTGCGCGTCACGAACGGGAACGCCAGGAGCGCGTGCGCGACGGGCACGCCCCAGGGGGAGCCCACGAGGAGCGGGTACGTGAGGAGGTAGCCGAATGCCAGCGTGATCGGGCTGACGACCAGCGGCAGCAGGCTCGCCTGGTCGAGCCAACGCCACCCACCGCGGACGATGGCGTGGGAGAAGAGGAACCCGACGGCGAGGGCGAGGGCCGTGCTGAAGGTGGCGAAGAGGAGCGAGTTGCGCAGGGCGTTCCAGAGGCCGGTGAAGCCGACCGTCGACGCCGGGACCAGGAGGGTCGCGTAGTTCCGCGTCGAGGGCCAGCTCCCGTCAGGCGCGGCGAGCGAGCGCGTCACGAGGGCGCCGAGCGGGCCGAGGACCAGCGCGCCGGTGACGAGGAGCGCCGCGAGGATGACCAGGCGCTCCGGCCCGCGGGGCCGCCGCGTGGCGTCGCCCGGCGCGACGCTCACTGCCAAGCGCTCTTGCAGGCGCGTGTAGACGAAACCGACCGCGAGTAGCAGGACGAGCTGCACCGAGGCGAGGGCTGCGGCGGCGTCCAGGTCGAGCAGCCGCGCGCTCAGGCGGTAGACCTCGACCTCCAACGTCGCGAAGGCCGGCGCAGGCGCCAGGATGAGCACGACGCCGAAGCTCGTGAAGCAGAACAGGAAGACGAGCAGCGCGGACGCGAACGTGGCCGGCAGCGCAAGGGGGAGGGTGACGCGCGCCACGACGCGCCAGGGCGTCGCGCCGAGGGTGGCCGCCGCCGCCTCCAGCCGTGGGGCGACGCCCTCGAGGAAGCCAGAGACCGTGCGCGCCACGACGGCGAAGTTGTAGAAGACGTGCGCGAGGAGGACGATGGCGAGCGTGTTCCGCAGGTCGACCCCCAGCACCCCGCGCGGACCGACGAGAGCGAGGAACCCGATGCCGGCCACGACCGTCGGCATCACGAACGGCACCGTGAAAGCGGCCGTCAGGACCCGCTTGCCCCGGAAGCGGTAGCGGGCGAGGAGGAGGGCGGTCGGCAGGCCGACGACCACCGTGAGCGCCGTCGAGAGCAGCGCCTGGCCGAGCGTGAAGCCTAGGCGCCCCAAGTAGTAAGGGTCGGTCAGCGCCGCCAGGAACCCCGCGCCGAACGGCTCGCCGGCGCTCGGGGCGAGGCTGCGCGCGAGGATCACGGCGAGCGGCACGGCGAGGAACGCCGCCAGGAAGAGCGTGGCGATGGCGCCGGCCAGGCGTGGGGTCGGGCTCGGCCGCATGCGGTCCAGTGTAGGACGGGGGCGGGGCGCGGACCGGGTCCGCGTGTCGTGTTACGGTCGGCCGCCCGCGCCTTGCGATAGCATTCGCCGCGTGAGCAGTGCCACCATCTCGACACGCGACCGGAACTACATCCTCGCCGGCATCCTCCTGGCCATGTTCCTCGCGGCCATCGACCAGACGATCGTCTCCACGGCACTCCCCAAGATCGTCGAGGACCTCGGGGGCCTCGACCGCTACGCGTGGGTGTTCACCGCGTACCTGATGGTCTCGACGGTGCTGGTGCCGATCTACGGCAAGCTCGCGGACATGTTCGACCGGAAGAAGGTCGAGCTCTGGGCCATCGGCCTGTTCCTGAGCGGCTCGTTCCTGTGCGGGCTGGCCGGTGAGTTCGGCACGCTGCCGCTGCTCGGCGACGGCATGACGCAACTCATCGTCTTCCGCGCCTTCCAGGGGCTCGGCGGCGCCGGGCTGCTCGGGCTCGCGTTCATCATCATCGCCGACCTCTTCCCGCCCGCCGAGCGCGGCAAGTACCAGGGCCTGGTCGGCAGCGTGTTCGGGATCGCGAGCGTGCTCGGACCGCTCATCGGTGGCTTCCTGACGGACCACGGCGGCGGCCTGATCCCCGGCATCGCCGGCTGGCGCTGGGTCTTCTACGTGAACCTGCCGTTCGGCATCCTGGCTCTCTGGTTCGTCACCACGCGCATGCCGCGCCTGGTCCCGAGAGGGGAGAGGGGGAGCCTCGACCTGCTCTCCGTCGTGCTCCTGTTCGGCGGGCTCGGGCCGTTGGTGCTCGGGCTGCAGCTCGACAAGACCGAGCACCCGTGGGGCTCGCCGACCACGCTGGTCCTCCTCGGCGTCGGCGTGGTCGTCCTCGTTCTGTTCGTCCTGCGCTCCTTCTTCGCGAGGAGCCCGATCCTCGATCTGACCCTCTTCAAGGACTCGGTCTTCCGCACGGCCAACATCGCAGTGTTCTTCCTTGGCGCGGCCTTCCTCAGCTTGGTCGCGTTCCTGCCGCTGTTCATGGTCAACGTGCTCGGCGTGTCCGCCACGCGCGCCGGCCTGAGCCTCGTGCCGCTGTCGCTCGGCGTGACGGTCGGCTCGACGATCGCGGGCCAGCTCGTCTCGCGCCTCGGGCACTACCGGCGCATCCTCCTCGTCGCTGGCGTCCTGCTGCTGGTAGGCATCTACCTCCTCTCGCGCATGGGCCCGGACGTGCCCTACTGGCGCGTCACGCTCTTCATGGTGATAGTCGGCCTCGGCCTCGGGCCGTCCATGCCCCTCTACACGCTGGCCGTCCAGAACTCGGTCGACTTCCGGAAGATCGGCCAGGCGACCAGCGCCGTCCAGTTCTTCAGGCAGATAGGCGGCGCCCTCGGCACCGCGCTCCTCGGCACCGTGCTCACCACCGGGCTCGTGAACGCCTTCGCCACCAACATGCCGGCCGGCGCCGCGGCGGGCGGGGGCCTGGGTGGGCAGGGCGGCATAGCGGCCGAGGGCTCCACCTCCGGGGGCGCGGACGCGATAGCCCAGGGCATCGCGGATCAGTTCGAGGCGACCTACGAGGAGTTGGCCGCGGCGGTGAGTTCCGGTGACGACGGGGCGGTCTCGCGCGCGCTCAACGAGTCGGCCCTGCCGGACGCGGCGGTGACCGGCATCCTGGCCGGCTACTCGGCGACGAAGAGCAGCGAGGCTGGACGGACCGCCTTCCTCGAGCGTCTGCGCGAGGAGTTCACGAGCCAGGTGCAGACGCTCACCGCCCAGGTCGTACGGGCGGTGCGCGTGTCGTTCGCGACCGCCGTGACGCACATCTACTTCATCGTCGGGTTCATCGTCCTCGCCGGCTGGCTCGTCACCTGGTTCCTGCCGGAGAAGCCGCTGCGCAAGACGCACGGGGTCGTGGCGGGGGAGTGAACGACGTGCCTGCCTTCATGACAGGCGGGTTCGGCAAAGGTAGCCATCGCGGGTTACGCTGGCCTCGCGACCAAGGGGTGGCTAGGGTTCCGCCGATCAAGCACCGGGCCAGGACCGAGCGCCACGTAACGCCGGGTCGCGCCTAAGCGAACGCTGCGCAAGCGGCGGCCGAGACAGGCAAGCGGGCGCGAAACGGCAGGCACCTCACCGGATAGAAGCCTCGAGGGGGTAGGTCTCGCGCAGGCGCTAGCTGGGTCCCGCACCGGACCGGCCGGGGCCGCGCGAACCAGCCGGAGGCACCGTATGGCTCGAGAACAGGTCCCACCCCAAGGCAACCACTTCGTCGCGGTCCTGCAGGCGTTGTTCGTCACCCTGCTCTGGTCGAGCTCATGGGTGCTCATCAAGCAAGGGTTGGGCGAGATCCCGCCCCTCACGTTCGCGGGCTTGCGCTACACGCTCGCGGCCACGGTGCTGTGGGCGGCGCTGCTGGCCGGCCCGGCGCGCCGCGCGGCCGTCGCGGCGCTCGGCGCGCGCGCATGGCTCGCCCTGGTGCTCCTCGGGCTCGTCATGTACAGCCTCACCCAGGGCGCGCAGTTCGTCGCGCTCGCCTACTTGCCGGCCCAGTCCGTGAGCCTGGCCCTCTCGCTCACGCCCGTGCTCGTGGCGCTGCTCGGCACCTTCTTGCTCGCCGAGGGGCTCAGACCGGCGCAGTGGGTCGGCGTCGGGCTGGTGCTCGTCGGGGCGCTCGTGTACTTCCTACCGGGAGCGGGAGCGCCGGGCGCGGGCGCGACCGGCGCAGCGGCGGGCGCGGCGGTCGGTTGGGCGGTAGCCGGGCTAGGCGCCCTGGCGAACGCCGCCTCCGCGCTGCTCGGCAGGGCCGTCAACCGCGGCGGCAAGCTCGGGCCGCTCGTCGTGACCGCGGTGAGCATGGGAGCCGGGGCCTTGGTGCTGCTAGGGGCCGGGGCGTTCGTGCAAGGCCTGCCGGCGCTCTCGGCGCGCGGCTGGCTGATCGTGGTGTGGCTGGCGCTCGTCAACACCGCCTTCGCGTTCACGCTGTGGAACCTCACGTTGCGTAGGCTCTCGGCCACCGAATCGAGCGTCATCAACAACACGATGCTGGTGCAGATCGCCGTGCTCGCCTACTTCTTCCTGGGTGAGCCGCTCGGAATCAGGCAGGTCGTGGCCTTCGGGCTGGTCGTCGTCGGGACGCTCGTCGTGCAGTTGCGGCGCGAAGGGGTGCGATGATGCCCCAATGAGTGAAGGCGAGACGACGCCGAACGCCTACTTCGTCCGCGAATCGACCACGCGCCTCCGGCCCACCAGGTACGTGGGCGGGGCCTGGAACCCCGCCGAGTACCACGTCGCGCCGCTCTTCGGTGCGCTGGCCCACGCCATCGAGGTGGACGCCGCCGCACGCGGACGCGGCGACCTGCAGGTCGCGCGCGTGACCTACGACATCCTGGGCACCGTGCCCGTCGAGCCCGTCGAGATCGAGGTCGAGCTCGTGCGGCCCGGTAGGACGATCGAGCTCGTGAGCGCGCGCCTCAGCCACGCGGGCAGGCCCGCCGTCGTCGCCCGCGCCTGGCTGGCCGCGGCCTACGCGACGGCCCACATGGCGGGCACGGCGCTGCCCCGCATACCGGGTCCGGCCGACACGCCCCCGGCGGAGCTCGGCGACTACTGGTACGGCGAGTTCGTGCGCTCGGTCGAGCTCCGACGCTCGCAGAGCGAACCGGGTCGCGCGACCGGCTGGGTGCGCACGGGCCTCGAGCTCATCGCGGGCGAGCGCGTCAGCCCGACCGCCACGGTCCTCGGCCTGATCGACGTCGCCAACGGCATGTCGCCGCGCGTGGCCATGGACGAGGCCGCCTTCCCGAACCTCGACCTGACGGTGCACCTCTTCCGCGCGCCGGCAGCGGGTTGGCTCGGGCTCGACACGACCGTCGCGTTCGGGCCGACGGGCCTCGGCATGACACGCAGCGTCCTCCACGACGAGTCCGGGCCGTTCGGCGCCCTGGCGCAGGCGCTCACGGTCAGGCCGGTGGTGGGCTAGCGGCGTAGCCGGCATCGGAGGCGGGCCTCGATCATGGGTCTATGTCGCGGTAGCCGAACGGATCGGTGCCCACCCGACCGCGAACGGGTTACCGTATGCCGTTCCGAAGGGCGTACGTGACCTGGCTCCTCAGACTCGACAAGACCTCAAGGCTGGTGCTCCTCAGCGTCATCGTCGGCTTCGTAGGCGCCGGCGGGGCCCATCTCTTCCTGTGGATGGTCAACGTCGCCAGCGACCTGTTCATCGTGGGCATCGCGGGCATGCCGGCCCTCGAGCCCGAACAGGCGGTGGCGCTCGGGGCCTCGCCGGCACAACCGGTGCTCAACTGGTTGATCCCCGTGTCCACGACCTTGGGGGGCCTGCTGGTCGGGCTGCTGATCGCCGCCGTGGCGCCGGAGGCAGAGGGGCACGGCACGGACGCCGCCATCCGCTCGTTCCACCGCCTCGGCGGCTATGTCAGGACGCGCATCCCCATCGTCAAGACCGTCGCGAGCGCCATCACCATCGGCTCCGGCGGCTCCGCCGGTCGCGAGGGCCCAACGGCGCAGATCGCCTCCGGTTTCGGCGCCATCACCGCTACTTGGTTGAAGCTCCCGGACGACGAACGGCGCACGCTCATGCTGGCGGGCATGGCTGCCGGGCTGTCCGCCATCTTCCGCAGCCCGCTCGGCACGGCTATCTTCGCAGTCGAGGTGCTCTACAGCAGCCTTGCCTTCGAGAGCGCCGCCCTCGTGTTCACGTTCATCGGCGCGGCCACCGCCTACGCCGTCAGCGGCACGTTCACGGGCTTCGCGCCCCTGTTCGAGCTGAGCGCAGGCATCAGCTTCACCGGCGTGCGCGAACTGGGGTGGTACGCCCTCCTCGGCGTGGCCGCCGGGCTCCTCGCCGTGCTCGTTCCGCTCGTCTACTACGCCGTGCGCGATTGGTTCTCCGCGCTCAAGCTGCGCGCCTTCCTCAAGCCTGCGCTCGGCGGCCTCGCCATGGGGCTGATCGGGATGGTGTTCCCGCAGCTCCTCGGCAGCGGTTACGGGTGGATGCAGCTCGCCCTCGACGGCCATTTGGGGCTATGGCTGATGCTCGCGTTGGCGGTCGGCAAGCTCGTCACGATGGCCCTCACCATCGGCTCGGGAGGGTCCGGGGGCACGTTCGCCCCGAGCCTGTACGTCGGCGTGATGCTAGGGGGCTTCATGGCCGCTGGTCTCGGCGCCATCACGCCGTCGGCGCCACCCCCGCAGACGTTCGCGGTGGTGGGCATGGCGGCCGTGTTCGCCGGGGCCGCGAGGGTTCCCCTGGCCACGCTCATCATGGTCGCCGAGATGACGGGCGGTTACCAGCTCATCCTGCCGACCATGATGGCGGTCGCCATCAGCTTCATGGTCCAGGAGCGCATCAGCCGCGGCATGAAGTACCCCACCCTGCACGAAGACGCGGTGGCTCACCCCGGCGACAGCCCCGTCCATCAGGCCGAGTACCTGCAGACCGTGGTCAGGCTCCTCAAGCAACGCGCCGTCACGCTCGACCCCGCGGTCGTCGACAGCGAACTCGTGAAGCGCCTGCAGCAAGGTGACAGCGTGCCGTTGGCGGGCGGTCAGGAGCTCGTCTTCATGGCGCAGGTCCCCGAGGGGAGCGGCCTGGCGGGCGTGCCGCTGCGCGCCCTCGCGCTCCCGGCCGAGGTACTGCTCATGAGCGTGCTAAGGGGCGACCAGGCGATCATCCCGGACGGCTCCACCGAGCTGCACGCGGGCGACAGGCTGACGGTCGTGGCGACCGAGGACTCGATGGGCGCCTTCAAGCGCCGGTTGTCACAGGTGACCGACTAGCTCCTCGACCCCCGCCACGAACGACCTGGGGGCCCTACACGCGATGGCGGCCGCTCAGCCCCCGCCCACGAACAGCCGGTAGAGCATGGCGGCGTTGGCCAGCAGGAGCGTCAGGTACCCGCGCGGCCGGCGCAGCTCCTCGACCAGGTAGAGCATGCGCGGTGGGAAGTAGGCGAGCAGCGCCGCGAAGAAGATGTAGAACAGGCGCCCGAAGGCGTCCTGGACGCTCGTGACGGGCTCGAACTGGGTCGTGGCGACCGTCAGCCACACGACCTGGAAGAGCATGGTGTTGACGTAGATGCAGGCGTCGCCAAGGAACTCCGCGGCGCGCGACTCGAGGAACCTTGACGGGCGCGCCTTGGCCGGCAGCGGCTCGAAGTAGCGGTAGACGATGACCGTCTGCCAGACGCTCGCCACTATGACGCCGAGGATTAGCGGGACGAACACCTCGCCGCGGTCCATGAGATCGGAGCCGAAGACCAGCGGTCCGATGCCGGCCACCACGGCGCAGCCGAGGATCAGGTTGACCGAGAGGTAGAAGATCGGGTTGAAGAGGCAGCCCGTGCGGAGCTGGATCCGCTCCACGCCCTCCTGCTCGGCCAGAGCCGCCAGGCGCGCCTGCGTGCGGCGGCGCTTCAACACGGCCGCGAGCGCGGGCAGCAGGAGCATGGCGCCCGTCCCGATGCCGACGATCAGCCCCTGCGTCCTCTCGTCCGGCGCGTAACTGATGAGGTCCGTCACCCAGTCGGTGGCTCGGGGGCCCGCCACCAGGTTCAAGGCCACGACCAGCAGGTCCAGGACCGTTCCGCGGTAGGTGACGGATCGAGTGCCGGACGGTGCGCCGGCCCTTGCAGGCATGCGCCATTCTGACTCATGGGGGGTGTCCGGATGGCGGATACCTAGGGCCGATCGGAGGCCGGTTAACGTCGTCGCATGAGCATCCCACTCTCCGTCTTGGACCTCGTGCCCGTCCCACCCGACGGCAGCGCCACGGATGCGTTCCGCAACAGCGTCGAGCTCGCCCGCCTCGCGGAAGCGGCGGGCTACCGCCGGGTCTGGGTCGCCGAGCATCACAACACCCCGGCGTTCGCCTCGATGTCCACTGCCACCCTGATCGCCGTCCTGGCCCGCGAGACTACGAGCATCCGCGTCGGCTCCGGCGGCGTCATGCTGCCGAACCACTCGCCGCTGAAGGTAGCCGAGGACTTCCTCACGCTCGAGGCGTTGTACCCGGGCCGTATCGACCTTGGCCTTGGGCGCGCCCCGGGGACCGACCAGGTCACGGCGCTCGCGCTGCGACGCAGCGCCGACCACCTCGCCGCGGACGACTTCCCGGAGCAGGTCGAGATGCTTCGAGCCTACGCGGGCGAGTCGGACTTCCTGGGGGGCCACCCGTTGGGTCGTGTGAGCGCCGCGCTGCCTGGCGTGAAGCTCCCGCCCCTCTGGATCCTGGGATCGAGCATGTACGGCGCTCGGTACGCGGCCCAGACCGGGCGCGGCTACTCCTTCGCCTTCCACTTCAGTCCCGATCACGCCGTCCCCGCTCTACGTGCCTACCGCGACGGCTTCCGGCCCTCGGCCGAGCTGGCCGCGCCGTACGCGATCCTCGGCGTCTCCGTCATCTGCGCCGGCACGGCCGAGCGGGCCGAGGAGTTGGCGCGTGGGCACGACCTCATGTGGCTGCGGATAAGGCGCAACGAGCGAGGGCCCCTACCGACGGCCGAGGAGGTCGCGGCCTACCGGTTCACGCCGGAGGAGGCCGCGATGGCCGAGCACTCGCGCCGCATGCTCGTGTGGGGCACGCCGGACCGCGTGCGCTCTCGGCTCCTGGAGCTGGCGGAGCGGCTCGAGGTCGACGAGCTCATCGTCACCACCCACATCGCGGCGCACGAGGAGCGCATGCGGTCTTACGCGTTGCTCGCGGAGGCGTTCGCCTGAGGCCCGACGGGCGACGCGCTGGGCGCGGAGCGCCGCCACCAGATCGGAGAGAGCGGCCCCGTGAGTTCTTCCTGCGCTTGACAACCCCTGGGCCTTGCCGCTAAAGTTCCAGCGTCATGGCAGGCGTCTTCTTCCTCAACGTACGCGTGCGTCGGCACCTGGGTGCCGGCAAGCCGCTTACGGGAGAGGACTGCCTGCTCGTCGCTCGCTGAACAGAGTTTAGTAACCGACGCGACCGTGGGCAGCCCCCGAACGAGGCCCCACGGTCGCTTTCTCGTCGTGTGGGTCGATCGCAAGAAGCAAGAACCGCGCTAACGGAACGACAGACCCTCACCAGATCGAGCATCTGAGACCTTCGAGGCGAGAATGACCACCAGCACGGCCCCAACCAGTAGACGTCCCGCGAGCGGCGCCCCGTCGCTCTCGTCGATCCTCGTGCGCTACCTCGCCCCTCAGCGCGGCTGGGCGGTGGCGATGGCCTTCCTGCTCCTCGCCGCTACCGGCTTGCAGCTCCTCGTGCCGCAGCTCCTGCGGCGCTTCATAGACGGTGCGCTGGGCGCGGCGCCCGGCGCGGAGCTCACGCGCATCGCCCTCACGTTCCTCGTCGTGGCGCTCCTGACGCAGGTGATGAACGCCGTCGCGACCTACGTGGCCGCCGCCGTCGGCTGGACGGCCACCAACCTCCTGCGCGAGGACCTCGCGGCGCACACGCTCGGGCTCGACATGGCGTTCCATAACGCGCGCACGTCCGGCGAGATGATCGAGCGCATCGACGGCGACGTCACGTCGCTCACCAACTTCCTCTCCGTCTTCTCCGTGAGGGTGTTCGGAGGGGCCCTGCTCCTCGTCGGCATCCTCGCGGCGCTCTGGTTCGAGAACCGCCTGATGGGCGCCGTCCTCACCGGGTTCGTCGTCCTCGAGTGGGTCGTGCTCTCCCGCACCCGCCGCGCCGGCGTGCCCGCCACGCAGCTAGAGCGTGAGGCGAACGCCA from Trueperaceae bacterium carries:
- a CDS encoding ABC transporter ATP-binding protein, with translation MSLRVQGLVKRYGAVSALAGVSLELPAATTLALLGPSGCGKSTLLRLIAGLEAPDAGAVTLDGADLASTPPAKRRFGMVFQDYALFPYLDVAGNVAFGLVEARMPAPRRAARVAELLELVGLGGFERRKVDELSGGQRQRVALARALAPEPRLLLLDEPLSNLDAKLREALKLELRGILAGLPAGAVYVTHDQGEAFTVAERVALMREGRIVQVGTGEELVDRPVDAWAARFLGHDNVFEGAEARRLPPGAEAAVLRADRARLVGAATGGVEVGVTDAMREGLEWRLTLFAPAWGVPVVWRGFDRELPEHPVPGTHYGLDVPPEAWRTLEGEA
- a CDS encoding iron ABC transporter permease, encoding MRPSPTPRLAGAIATLFLAAFLAVPLAVILARSLAPSAGEPFGAGFLAALTDPYYLGRLGFTLGQALLSTALTVVVGLPTALLLARYRFRGKRVLTAAFTVPFVMPTVVAGIGFLALVGPRGVLGVDLRNTLAIVLLAHVFYNFAVVARTVSGFLEGVAPRLEAAAATLGATPWRVVARVTLPLALPATFASALLVFLFCFTSFGVVLILAPAPAFATLEVEVYRLSARLLDLDAAAALASVQLVLLLAVGFVYTRLQERLAVSVAPGDATRRPRGPERLVILAALLVTGALVLGPLGALVTRSLAAPDGSWPSTRNYATLLVPASTVGFTGLWNALRNSLLFATFSTALALAVGFLFSHAIVRGGWRWLDQASLLPLVVSPITLAFGYLLTYPLLVGSPWGVPVAHALLAFPFVTRTLLPAYRAQPPALAAAAATLGAGPLRALWRVDLPLLKPAFLTAAAFAFAISMGEFGATLLLVRPEFATLPVAIFDRLGRPGAANYGSAMALAVVLMTLTAVVMLLLQRRGRSEF
- a CDS encoding MFS transporter; translation: MSSATISTRDRNYILAGILLAMFLAAIDQTIVSTALPKIVEDLGGLDRYAWVFTAYLMVSTVLVPIYGKLADMFDRKKVELWAIGLFLSGSFLCGLAGEFGTLPLLGDGMTQLIVFRAFQGLGGAGLLGLAFIIIADLFPPAERGKYQGLVGSVFGIASVLGPLIGGFLTDHGGGLIPGIAGWRWVFYVNLPFGILALWFVTTRMPRLVPRGERGSLDLLSVVLLFGGLGPLVLGLQLDKTEHPWGSPTTLVLLGVGVVVLVLFVLRSFFARSPILDLTLFKDSVFRTANIAVFFLGAAFLSLVAFLPLFMVNVLGVSATRAGLSLVPLSLGVTVGSTIAGQLVSRLGHYRRILLVAGVLLLVGIYLLSRMGPDVPYWRVTLFMVIVGLGLGPSMPLYTLAVQNSVDFRKIGQATSAVQFFRQIGGALGTALLGTVLTTGLVNAFATNMPAGAAAGGGLGGQGGIAAEGSTSGGADAIAQGIADQFEATYEELAAAVSSGDDGAVSRALNESALPDAAVTGILAGYSATKSSEAGRTAFLERLREEFTSQVQTLTAQVVRAVRVSFATAVTHIYFIVGFIVLAGWLVTWFLPEKPLRKTHGVVAGE
- a CDS encoding DMT family transporter, giving the protein MLGRAVNRGGKLGPLVVTAVSMGAGALVLLGAGAFVQGLPALSARGWLIVVWLALVNTAFAFTLWNLTLRRLSATESSVINNTMLVQIAVLAYFFLGEPLGIRQVVAFGLVVVGTLVVQLRREGVR
- a CDS encoding thioesterase family protein, whose amino-acid sequence is MSEGETTPNAYFVRESTTRLRPTRYVGGAWNPAEYHVAPLFGALAHAIEVDAAARGRGDLQVARVTYDILGTVPVEPVEIEVELVRPGRTIELVSARLSHAGRPAVVARAWLAAAYATAHMAGTALPRIPGPADTPPAELGDYWYGEFVRSVELRRSQSEPGRATGWVRTGLELIAGERVSPTATVLGLIDVANGMSPRVAMDEAAFPNLDLTVHLFRAPAAGWLGLDTTVAFGPTGLGMTRSVLHDESGPFGALAQALTVRPVVG
- a CDS encoding chloride channel protein, producing MPFRRAYVTWLLRLDKTSRLVLLSVIVGFVGAGGAHLFLWMVNVASDLFIVGIAGMPALEPEQAVALGASPAQPVLNWLIPVSTTLGGLLVGLLIAAVAPEAEGHGTDAAIRSFHRLGGYVRTRIPIVKTVASAITIGSGGSAGREGPTAQIASGFGAITATWLKLPDDERRTLMLAGMAAGLSAIFRSPLGTAIFAVEVLYSSLAFESAALVFTFIGAATAYAVSGTFTGFAPLFELSAGISFTGVRELGWYALLGVAAGLLAVLVPLVYYAVRDWFSALKLRAFLKPALGGLAMGLIGMVFPQLLGSGYGWMQLALDGHLGLWLMLALAVGKLVTMALTIGSGGSGGTFAPSLYVGVMLGGFMAAGLGAITPSAPPPQTFAVVGMAAVFAGAARVPLATLIMVAEMTGGYQLILPTMMAVAISFMVQERISRGMKYPTLHEDAVAHPGDSPVHQAEYLQTVVRLLKQRAVTLDPAVVDSELVKRLQQGDSVPLAGGQELVFMAQVPEGSGLAGVPLRALALPAEVLLMSVLRGDQAIIPDGSTELHAGDRLTVVATEDSMGAFKRRLSQVTD
- a CDS encoding LLM class flavin-dependent oxidoreductase, which produces MSIPLSVLDLVPVPPDGSATDAFRNSVELARLAEAAGYRRVWVAEHHNTPAFASMSTATLIAVLARETTSIRVGSGGVMLPNHSPLKVAEDFLTLEALYPGRIDLGLGRAPGTDQVTALALRRSADHLAADDFPEQVEMLRAYAGESDFLGGHPLGRVSAALPGVKLPPLWILGSSMYGARYAAQTGRGYSFAFHFSPDHAVPALRAYRDGFRPSAELAAPYAILGVSVICAGTAERAEELARGHDLMWLRIRRNERGPLPTAEEVAAYRFTPEEAAMAEHSRRMLVWGTPDRVRSRLLELAERLEVDELIVTTHIAAHEERMRSYALLAEAFA